A window of the Butyricimonas faecalis genome harbors these coding sequences:
- a CDS encoding AAA family ATPase, with translation MADPICRWRNTSIKQVSEFTQVLPHCPMRKDAARAFVEKQWHEWDGGNDFFRTPYQLAAQLGLYYEDDTMFYPRFDHILSIDEARRYIEGWIRRYYIPNPYTGSIHYDGQPIVLNSQLYQAALSGESKLDEFFRSHLNIDLGNKDILTNILNNFSDIKVENGRFSIKKEAIVGVLISQNKSDDKKAFFDTFNDIQIGELKVNSADNLSRQIIYYGAPGTGKSHKIKKQLDGISKENIFRTTFHPDSDYSTFVGAYKPTMKKQYRYEGKVKASYYEDDDLANAKKGDPVVEKAIEYNFIPQVFLNAYIRAYKTDENVYLIIEEINRGNCAQIFGDLFQLLDRDENGKSEYTIKADADLRTFLEDNLGCDNPGIKDGELCLPSNLYIYATMNTSDQSLFPIDSAFKRRWDWEYEPIKNKNTDWVIDIDGLKYRWSDFQKEVNARILNNTGSEDKMLGDYFVNPPAKIISYNLFRNKILFYLWNDVCKDGDADIFPTDADFSFSKLYNEDSKQLIVSIMEKLHLEPIDGTVSENKEDGSDISEDNDSNSSSVRYSINGEETDEKGKTWGKGALVKRAVEIFCQNNPDLSAKDIRDRWISVGFKIPHIVETEDDKKKRLNGSVDKTGRERCKPIKLTNEEFVYVSTEVGSDKVYNNFEDFLSRIKSRPEWGIEIKEL, from the coding sequence ATGGCAGACCCAATTTGTAGATGGCGTAATACGTCGATTAAACAAGTTTCTGAATTTACCCAAGTTCTACCACATTGCCCTATGCGCAAAGATGCCGCTCGTGCTTTCGTTGAAAAACAATGGCATGAATGGGATGGCGGAAATGATTTTTTCAGAACACCTTATCAGTTGGCAGCTCAACTTGGCCTATATTATGAGGATGATACGATGTTTTATCCTCGCTTTGATCATATACTTTCCATTGATGAGGCTCGCCGATACATCGAGGGTTGGATACGTCGTTATTACATTCCCAATCCCTATACAGGAAGTATTCATTATGATGGACAACCTATTGTTTTGAATTCTCAACTCTACCAAGCAGCATTATCTGGCGAATCTAAATTAGATGAATTTTTTCGTTCACATCTGAATATCGACCTCGGCAACAAAGATATTCTAACTAATATTCTGAATAATTTCTCAGATATAAAAGTAGAGAATGGAAGATTTAGTATAAAAAAAGAAGCCATTGTTGGAGTCTTGATTTCTCAAAATAAATCAGATGACAAAAAAGCTTTTTTTGATACTTTTAATGATATTCAAATAGGTGAACTCAAAGTCAATTCAGCCGACAATTTATCACGCCAAATAATATATTATGGCGCTCCAGGAACAGGAAAGTCTCACAAAATAAAGAAACAATTAGACGGTATATCAAAAGAAAATATTTTTAGGACTACATTCCACCCCGACAGCGACTACTCCACATTTGTAGGTGCTTATAAACCAACAATGAAGAAGCAGTATCGCTATGAAGGTAAGGTTAAGGCCTCCTATTATGAAGATGATGATCTTGCTAATGCAAAAAAAGGAGACCCGGTAGTCGAGAAGGCGATTGAATACAATTTCATTCCTCAAGTTTTTTTGAATGCGTATATTCGTGCTTACAAGACAGATGAAAATGTATATTTGATAATTGAGGAAATCAACAGGGGAAACTGTGCGCAGATTTTTGGAGACCTATTCCAGCTTCTTGATAGGGACGAAAATGGCAAATCTGAATATACAATCAAAGCTGATGCGGATTTAAGGACTTTCTTGGAAGACAACCTTGGCTGTGATAATCCTGGAATAAAAGATGGCGAGCTATGTTTACCATCGAATCTTTATATCTATGCTACAATGAATACGTCCGATCAGTCTCTGTTTCCAATAGACAGTGCATTCAAGAGACGTTGGGATTGGGAGTATGAGCCGATAAAGAACAAGAATACGGACTGGGTGATTGATATTGACGGCTTGAAATATAGATGGAGTGATTTCCAAAAAGAGGTCAATGCACGTATCTTAAATAACACTGGCTCAGAAGACAAGATGCTGGGCGATTATTTCGTTAATCCACCTGCGAAGATCATATCCTATAACTTATTTAGGAACAAAATATTATTCTATCTGTGGAATGATGTATGCAAAGATGGTGATGCAGACATATTTCCTACAGATGCTGATTTCTCTTTTTCAAAGTTATACAATGAAGACAGTAAGCAACTCATTGTTTCAATAATGGAGAAGCTGCATTTGGAGCCTATTGACGGGACAGTCTCAGAAAATAAAGAAGATGGAAGTGACATTTCAGAAGACAATGACAGTAATTCCTCTTCTGTTAGGTATTCTATAAATGGAGAAGAAACAGACGAAAAAGGTAAGACTTGGGGAAAAGGTGCATTGGTAAAGCGCGCTGTTGAAATATTCTGTCAGAATAACCCAGATTTATCTGCAAAAGATATCCGTGATAGGTGGATAAGTGTAGGCTTCAAAATACCTCATATAGTAGAAACAGAAGATGATAAGAAGAAACGCCTAAATGGTTCTGTAGATAAGACAGGAAGAGAACGGTGCAAGCCAATTAAATTGACGAATGAAGAGTTTGTATATGTTTCTACTGAAGTTGGAAGTGATAAAGTATACAATAACTTTGAAGACTTCCTTTCTAGAATCAAATCAAGACCAGAATGGGGAATTGAAATTAAAGAATTATAA
- a CDS encoding DNA cytosine methyltransferase yields the protein MATVKKDITEVSDKITKVKKIVKKRAEQLKEKELLQTPISEGISWRDLNFSHPERTIRIGTVFSGIGAIEHAFQRLGLKHQIMFAGDIEPKCKQSYFANYSIKEEDWFDDIRNFDATKYLHQVDFVIGGAPCQAFSMVGHRLGFEDARGTLFYEFARVVKETQPKVFLFENVRGLLNHDKGRTWQIIHDIFEELGYDVKFHVLNSCDYGIPQHRERVYCLGFREKTNFEYPAPVPLEYIMYDFLEDYIDTKYFLKEKGVKFVTSHKNRDKSYTQINGDIQLCQKRNQQFNWHGDFVFHPDSELTPTDEAFDEFVFDVKDVEEKYYLSEKVAKYVLAGGTKNFKTSTKTDLDIARPLLQSMHKMHRAGVDNYVTHKGRIRKLTPRECLRLMGFKDSFKIVVSDTAMYQQAGNSIVVDVLIALLKQMDITKYGI from the coding sequence ATGGCAACAGTAAAAAAAGATATTACAGAAGTTTCTGATAAAATTACTAAGGTAAAGAAAATTGTAAAGAAACGAGCAGAACAACTCAAAGAAAAAGAGTTGTTACAAACTCCTATATCAGAAGGGATATCCTGGAGGGATTTGAATTTTTCTCATCCGGAAAGAACTATACGTATAGGTACTGTTTTCAGCGGTATTGGCGCAATTGAACATGCTTTTCAAAGGTTAGGGCTAAAACATCAAATAATGTTTGCCGGTGATATCGAACCTAAATGTAAGCAAAGTTATTTCGCTAATTATTCCATTAAAGAAGAAGATTGGTTTGATGATATTCGAAACTTCGATGCTACCAAATATTTACATCAAGTAGATTTCGTCATTGGGGGGGCACCATGTCAGGCATTCTCTATGGTCGGTCACAGATTAGGCTTTGAGGATGCTCGGGGTACTTTATTTTATGAATTTGCAAGAGTAGTAAAGGAAACCCAGCCTAAAGTTTTTCTTTTTGAGAATGTACGAGGTTTATTGAATCATGACAAAGGCCGCACATGGCAAATTATTCATGATATCTTTGAAGAACTGGGGTATGATGTAAAATTCCATGTTTTAAATAGCTGTGATTATGGTATTCCGCAGCATAGAGAACGAGTGTATTGTTTGGGCTTTAGAGAGAAAACAAACTTTGAATATCCTGCACCAGTACCACTGGAATACATAATGTATGACTTTTTGGAAGATTATATCGACACAAAATATTTTTTGAAAGAGAAAGGGGTCAAATTTGTAACCAGCCACAAAAACAGAGATAAAAGTTATACACAGATCAATGGTGATATACAATTATGTCAAAAGCGTAATCAACAGTTTAATTGGCATGGTGACTTCGTGTTCCATCCTGATTCTGAGTTAACACCAACAGATGAAGCATTTGATGAATTTGTTTTTGATGTAAAGGATGTAGAAGAGAAATATTATCTTTCTGAAAAAGTTGCCAAATATGTACTTGCTGGAGGAACTAAGAATTTCAAAACTTCAACAAAAACAGACTTGGATATTGCCCGCCCTTTATTACAGTCTATGCATAAAATGCATAGGGCTGGTGTTGATAACTATGTTACACATAAAGGAAGAATAAGAAAACTTACGCCACGTGAATGTTTACGTTTAATGGGATTTAAAGATTCTTTCAAAATAGTGGTTTCAGATACTGCTATGTATCAACAGGCTGGTAACAGCATTGTTGTAGATGTGTTAATCGCTTTACTAAAGCAAATGGATATTACGAAATACGGAATTTAA
- a CDS encoding helix-turn-helix transcriptional regulator codes for MEKKVYKNRIRVVLAEKMITNTYLAEQLGVSKMTISRWCTNATQPSAPQLIEISRVLQCDLKDLYEKVE; via the coding sequence ATGGAAAAGAAGGTGTATAAAAATAGGATTAGGGTTGTATTGGCTGAAAAGATGATCACAAATACATATTTGGCCGAACAACTTGGGGTATCAAAGATGACAATAAGTCGGTGGTGTACTAATGCTACACAACCTAGTGCACCACAGTTGATTGAAATTTCAAGGGTGCTGCAGTGTGATTTAAAGGACTTGTATGAAAAGGTAGAGTAA
- the mobV gene encoding MobV family relaxase, which yields MNTDIKQAMHVEAGKSFGTAEANENERHWNDDKIDRKNQDPTNHYDKTRMKLNFEIGPDGKVHPLGYQEKSLEVRLQERLTELGWKPFKPDSKIQPNCCAKFIFGGNHDRTIEMAFGTQTVNLDKGADNSHLQRCPEIEQWAKDVYDWCAKRYGQKNIIGFQVHLDESSPHIHALIVPVGQRAKSGRECVMWSAKFGKSRYGYGHILREMHTSLYEEVGSKYGLERGDSIEGRNVSHLSKRDYIRKLSKDAKQAEKAVKGLQTMTRRLEAQIFRSQSQLEEIEKSLASGKIALQEYEIQKTRIQKQISECQSKLEDKACKLQEKEQELEQMAKNIDRVGRVAQPFRNHKIDFEPPRITGKPPIFGVDKWIEEQNRSIASRFVKIVRQIEELYRKDAEQQIQAVQNNVLLDYREFKWLQQEYARLTDLNNNQIEQMQTFLDQLAEPSVRERIFSIADALIGGQPVAVPSGGGGGNADSDLRWDGKRPDEEEEAYRRRCLMFAINVVKRQSGRKSYRRR from the coding sequence ATGAATACAGATATTAAACAGGCCATGCATGTCGAAGCCGGGAAGTCATTCGGCACAGCAGAGGCGAATGAAAACGAAAGGCATTGGAATGACGACAAGATTGACAGAAAGAATCAGGATCCGACCAATCACTATGACAAGACCCGAATGAAACTGAATTTCGAGATTGGGCCCGATGGGAAAGTTCATCCGTTAGGCTATCAGGAGAAATCGCTTGAAGTCCGTTTGCAGGAGCGGTTGACTGAGCTGGGCTGGAAGCCTTTCAAGCCGGACAGCAAAATTCAACCGAACTGTTGTGCGAAATTTATCTTCGGAGGCAATCATGACCGTACAATTGAGATGGCATTTGGAACCCAAACCGTAAATCTGGATAAGGGTGCAGACAACAGCCATCTCCAGCGATGTCCGGAAATCGAACAATGGGCAAAAGATGTCTATGACTGGTGCGCCAAACGGTACGGACAGAAAAACATCATCGGTTTTCAGGTTCATCTTGATGAGAGCAGCCCGCATATCCATGCCTTGATCGTTCCTGTCGGACAGCGAGCCAAAAGCGGACGCGAATGCGTCATGTGGTCGGCTAAGTTTGGCAAGAGCCGTTATGGGTATGGCCATATTCTCCGGGAAATGCACACCTCACTATATGAAGAGGTAGGGAGCAAGTATGGGTTGGAACGTGGTGACAGTATTGAAGGCAGGAACGTCAGCCATCTTAGTAAACGCGATTATATCCGGAAACTGTCCAAAGATGCGAAACAGGCGGAGAAAGCAGTCAAGGGGCTGCAGACTATGACACGGAGGTTGGAAGCACAGATATTCAGATCTCAATCCCAACTTGAAGAAATAGAGAAGTCTCTGGCTTCCGGTAAAATCGCTCTTCAAGAATATGAAATTCAAAAGACCAGGATACAAAAACAGATTTCCGAATGCCAGTCAAAACTTGAAGACAAGGCATGTAAGCTTCAAGAAAAGGAACAGGAATTGGAACAGATGGCAAAGAATATAGACCGTGTCGGTAGAGTGGCGCAACCTTTCCGCAATCACAAGATAGATTTTGAGCCGCCACGAATCACTGGTAAACCTCCGATATTCGGTGTTGACAAATGGATTGAGGAGCAGAACAGGTCTATCGCCAGCCGATTCGTGAAGATTGTCCGTCAGATTGAAGAATTGTATCGGAAAGATGCCGAACAGCAAATACAGGCGGTGCAGAATAATGTGTTGCTGGACTATCGGGAGTTTAAATGGCTACAACAGGAGTATGCACGACTGACGGATCTCAACAATAATCAGATTGAACAGATGCAGACATTTCTTGACCAGCTGGCTGAGCCTTCTGTGCGGGAACGGATCTTTTCTATCGCTGATGCTTTGATTGGCGGACAGCCTGTCGCTGTTCCATCCGGCGGTGGCGGTGGCAACGCCGACTCCGACCTTCGCTGGGACGGGAAAAGGCCGGATGAGGAGGAAGAGGCGTATAGGAGGAGGTGTCTTATGTTTGCGATAAATGTTGTAAAAAGACAGAGTGGAAGGAAAAGTTATAGAAGAAGGTAA
- a CDS encoding DUF6371 domain-containing protein gives MNEYRFHLQKYKPGSKTVCPGCGRKFCFTRYIDEAGEISFPGYVGKCDHINSCGYHYSPKEYFRDNPSARETSAGHKMNGSEFATVKYVAKQPLTEQEPEISYLPCDWVEQSMRGYDINPLYRYFTKVAGKEEAGRLFHVYKVGTSRMWNGSTVFWQIDVRGNVRAGKIMGYDAVTGHRIKEPFSQVNWVHSVRKVPDFHMKQCLFGEHLLSDTFAAMSAKPVAIVESEKTALVAALFIPDFVWLATGGMHGCFNREAMQVLKDREVILFPDLKATDEWRQRLPMLEAVCRRVTCSDLLEKMATDEQRSRGLDIADFLLMEDTPQMILARMIQRNPALQLLIDELDLELIE, from the coding sequence ATGAACGAATATAGATTCCATCTTCAAAAATACAAACCGGGCAGCAAGACCGTCTGTCCGGGGTGCGGAAGGAAGTTCTGCTTTACCCGTTATATCGACGAGGCGGGAGAGATTTCTTTCCCGGGATACGTGGGTAAATGCGACCACATCAACAGTTGTGGCTATCACTATTCCCCGAAAGAATACTTCCGGGACAATCCGTCAGCAAGGGAAACATCGGCTGGCCATAAAATGAACGGCAGTGAATTTGCGACAGTAAAGTATGTAGCAAAACAACCGCTAACAGAACAAGAACCGGAGATTTCTTATCTTCCCTGTGATTGGGTGGAGCAATCCATGCGCGGGTACGACATCAACCCTTTGTACCGTTACTTCACCAAAGTGGCGGGAAAGGAGGAAGCCGGCAGGTTGTTCCATGTTTACAAAGTCGGCACGTCAAGGATGTGGAACGGTTCGACCGTGTTCTGGCAGATAGATGTCAGGGGTAACGTGCGTGCAGGCAAGATTATGGGCTACGATGCCGTAACCGGACACCGGATTAAAGAGCCTTTCAGTCAAGTCAACTGGGTCCATTCTGTAAGAAAAGTGCCGGATTTCCACATGAAGCAGTGCCTGTTCGGTGAACATCTGCTTTCGGACACTTTCGCTGCCATGTCAGCCAAGCCTGTAGCCATTGTCGAAAGCGAGAAGACGGCACTGGTTGCCGCCCTGTTCATCCCTGATTTTGTATGGCTTGCCACCGGGGGAATGCACGGCTGTTTCAACCGCGAGGCCATGCAGGTATTGAAAGATCGTGAAGTGATCCTTTTCCCCGACCTCAAGGCAACCGACGAATGGCGGCAACGGCTGCCGATGCTGGAGGCCGTCTGCAGGCGTGTCACCTGTTCCGACCTGCTGGAAAAGATGGCGACCGATGAACAGCGTAGTCGGGGACTGGACATCGCCGACTTCCTGCTGATGGAAGATACGCCACAGATGATTCTCGCGAGGATGATACAACGCAATCCAGCGTTGCAGTTGCTTATTGATGAACTGGATCTAGAACTTATTGAATAG
- a CDS encoding DUF3987 domain-containing protein: MCDMATGRLELCNRIRMEAEDIERTGFPLEVLPQAVQSVILDMATYENYKIEFIATAMLSAVSAALGGAYRIRIKGDWQSSGALYVILVGRPGLGKTPPLEAAYRPIRKRDYALFKVYETEMEAWKAAGENGKKPVLKHTVVSDFTPESLLLTHHNNPRSVVILVDEIMGMFNSANRYTNGQLIEQLLTAWSGGALDVTRVNSPVPVHIEHPCINIIGTTQTKRVHELLKKGFEENGLLDRILFVMPKSPKLSSWKNRDDDGERTSLAAIRWENILNKVLALDYDTEAEEKIPHVLSMDREAREYFFSWWNRKVERINRIEDDAEVDSREMKHPAHVARLALIIQVLRHASGESHLQFIDVSSVKAGIRLNDYFEESYTRIRSFVANDACEDPPKVLLSMLPDTFDTKTAITVGKERQCVSERTVMNYLKELCRSRLLRKSKAGHYEKIMYDKSAKSNESNDESSPRNCNG; encoded by the coding sequence ATGTGTGATATGGCAACCGGCAGGCTAGAACTGTGTAACAGAATCCGCATGGAGGCGGAGGATATTGAAAGAACGGGATTCCCGCTGGAGGTCCTGCCCCAGGCCGTGCAGTCTGTCATTCTCGATATGGCCACATACGAGAACTACAAGATCGAGTTTATCGCTACGGCCATGTTGTCGGCTGTATCCGCGGCCCTGGGAGGCGCATACCGTATCCGCATCAAAGGAGACTGGCAGAGCAGCGGAGCGTTGTACGTCATTCTGGTAGGCAGGCCCGGACTGGGCAAGACCCCACCGCTGGAGGCCGCATATCGCCCGATCCGGAAACGTGACTATGCCCTTTTCAAGGTGTACGAGACAGAAATGGAGGCATGGAAAGCCGCGGGAGAAAACGGGAAGAAACCTGTCCTGAAACACACTGTAGTCTCTGATTTCACTCCCGAGTCGCTTTTACTGACCCACCACAACAACCCGAGAAGCGTGGTCATTCTGGTGGACGAGATCATGGGCATGTTCAATTCCGCCAACCGTTACACGAACGGGCAGCTCATAGAACAGCTTCTGACTGCATGGAGTGGCGGGGCTTTGGATGTTACCAGGGTAAACTCCCCTGTTCCTGTACACATCGAGCATCCATGCATAAACATCATCGGAACCACGCAGACCAAGCGTGTACACGAGCTTCTGAAAAAGGGGTTCGAGGAAAACGGGCTGCTTGACCGTATCCTGTTCGTGATGCCCAAATCCCCCAAGCTTTCATCCTGGAAAAACCGGGACGACGATGGGGAAAGGACATCCCTCGCTGCAATCCGTTGGGAGAATATATTGAACAAGGTCCTTGCGTTGGACTATGACACCGAAGCGGAAGAAAAAATACCCCACGTGCTGTCCATGGACAGGGAGGCCAGGGAATACTTCTTCTCCTGGTGGAACAGGAAGGTGGAGCGTATCAACCGGATAGAGGATGATGCCGAGGTGGACAGCCGGGAAATGAAACATCCGGCCCATGTAGCCCGTCTAGCATTGATAATTCAGGTTTTGCGCCACGCGTCCGGTGAAAGTCACCTGCAGTTTATAGATGTATCATCGGTGAAAGCTGGCATACGGCTGAACGACTATTTTGAGGAATCATATACGCGTATCCGTTCTTTCGTGGCGAATGACGCCTGTGAAGACCCTCCCAAGGTGCTGCTGTCTATGTTGCCTGATACCTTTGATACAAAAACAGCAATAACCGTTGGAAAGGAACGGCAGTGCGTCAGCGAGCGGACTGTCATGAATTACCTGAAAGAGTTATGCCGCAGCAGGCTTCTCCGGAAATCAAAAGCCGGACATTACGAGAAAATCATGTATGATAAATCTGCTAAATCTAATGAAAGCAATGATGAATCATCCCCACGAAACTGCAACGGATGA
- a CDS encoding helix-turn-helix domain-containing protein: MITIESLVEQGANVKLEVTPADLKMFAESIVQRTIMAQQEEQRAAILREAEETYLNTKQVRELLNVCEGTLNLWAKRGYLVPVKVGNKNMYAKSDVRRVQTGNKSESVTSYCKRKNV, encoded by the coding sequence ATGATTACCATAGAGAGTCTGGTCGAGCAAGGAGCGAACGTGAAACTGGAAGTTACTCCCGCTGACCTTAAAATGTTCGCTGAATCCATCGTGCAGCGTACCATCATGGCGCAACAGGAAGAACAGAGAGCCGCGATACTGCGTGAAGCGGAGGAGACTTATCTCAATACAAAACAGGTCCGTGAGTTGCTGAACGTGTGCGAGGGCACGCTCAACCTGTGGGCGAAACGAGGCTATCTCGTACCGGTCAAGGTCGGTAACAAGAACATGTATGCCAAATCTGATGTACGCCGGGTACAGACAGGCAACAAGTCAGAGAGTGTAACATCCTATTGCAAGAGAAAAAATGTGTGA
- a CDS encoding DUF6043 family protein encodes MNMDEQKLTYEQFKEDILQWKNTHREEYNRFSRLMTNGDERQYLAICKAIFRQLPGIRREWELSWNDDSTDGLANINMQFAENAVPGQIVELYRKQREENNPLPDNVPPVTFWGRIKSFFSGKSSKPGVTLSAPLVLSWLYYGKSFEAMVSMIEKQMKNPKADNADRLGCSLVVKQIINVSIRNGFRTRADWDRYFAMNNAIEKGHVGEWALQTITADMETDEESRDTITTRAEDSVRGPVVQRVAGKKKIQERPLADYLDHENKEVVLHHIRDFISVNTSAIHQALPFYVLKELGLVAGMNTAKEYSMGMTLQFTDLPSLKSESAIRQSVGFLRTAKHVIKDGKDQMAPLIESDENRELFQKLAQAISNIPGTGTMAIAEK; translated from the coding sequence ATGAATATGGACGAGCAGAAGTTGACATACGAACAATTCAAGGAGGATATTCTCCAGTGGAAGAACACGCACCGTGAAGAATACAACCGCTTCTCGCGCCTGATGACAAACGGTGACGAGAGGCAGTATCTTGCCATCTGCAAAGCCATATTCAGGCAGCTCCCCGGTATCAGGCGGGAATGGGAATTGTCCTGGAACGATGACAGCACGGATGGCCTTGCAAATATAAACATGCAGTTCGCGGAGAACGCGGTACCCGGGCAGATCGTGGAGCTGTACAGGAAACAGAGGGAGGAAAACAATCCTCTGCCCGACAACGTTCCGCCGGTCACATTCTGGGGCAGGATAAAATCCTTTTTTAGCGGCAAATCTTCCAAGCCGGGTGTCACCCTTTCGGCACCGCTCGTGTTGAGCTGGCTGTATTACGGAAAGAGCTTCGAGGCGATGGTCTCCATGATAGAGAAACAGATGAAGAACCCGAAAGCTGACAATGCAGACAGGCTGGGCTGTTCCCTTGTCGTCAAGCAGATAATAAACGTATCCATCAGGAACGGTTTCCGAACCCGGGCAGACTGGGACAGGTATTTTGCCATGAACAACGCCATTGAAAAAGGCCATGTCGGCGAATGGGCCTTGCAGACCATCACGGCTGACATGGAAACCGATGAAGAAAGCAGGGATACGATTACAACCCGGGCCGAAGACAGCGTCAGGGGGCCTGTTGTACAACGCGTGGCCGGAAAGAAAAAAATCCAGGAACGGCCACTCGCCGATTATCTTGATCACGAGAACAAGGAAGTTGTATTACATCATATCCGCGACTTTATTTCCGTCAATACAAGTGCCATTCATCAGGCATTACCGTTCTATGTATTGAAGGAGCTCGGTCTGGTTGCCGGTATGAATACAGCCAAGGAGTACAGCATGGGGATGACATTGCAGTTCACGGATTTGCCGTCATTGAAAAGCGAGAGCGCCATACGGCAGTCGGTCGGGTTCCTGAGAACGGCAAAACATGTAATCAAGGACGGCAAAGACCAGATGGCACCCCTGATAGAGAGTGACGAGAACCGGGAACTGTTCCAGAAATTGGCACAGGCTATCAGTAATATCCCAGGTACAGGCACGATGGCCATTGCAGAGAAATAA
- a CDS encoding site-specific integrase has product MKVTAFIRKTSAKNNVTDLARVYFRVRDIGGVDIKAASELSINPNHWSPERQGYKPRVALVSEEKKNAFDRDIQQITHLITREYSRGVDGNWLKGLIEEYHHPNINARGGNKAEEYLLSYQIQKYVDETPLAFESRKHHLDNLNKVLRYERFRHEVMHQRGFHLCIDSITADDIRDFKFWLQEEHKYVDMYPVFYQNEVRRNVEQVRSENSMSGSLYRIRTVIKWCIKRGLTRNNPFDQYQIAQPMYGDPFYLTLEERDKVYYADLSGMGASYPVYRDIFMFQCLIGCRVSDLNRLTKANIVDGCVEYIPQKTKLEHACTVRVPLNQKALDILERYKDLEEALLPRFSHFGYNKKIKEILKYVEIDRMVRVLDPKTREDVARPLYEVATTHTARKTFIGNLYKQVKDPNLIASMSGHSEGSRAFARYRKIDDEMKKELVSLLD; this is encoded by the coding sequence ATGAAAGTAACAGCATTTATCAGAAAAACATCGGCGAAAAACAACGTGACGGATCTTGCCCGGGTCTATTTCCGTGTCCGGGATATCGGTGGTGTGGACATAAAGGCCGCGAGCGAGCTGTCCATCAACCCGAACCATTGGAGTCCGGAGAGACAAGGCTACAAACCACGTGTGGCTCTTGTCTCGGAAGAGAAGAAGAACGCTTTCGACAGGGATATCCAGCAAATTACCCACCTGATCACCAGGGAATACAGCCGTGGAGTTGACGGGAACTGGCTCAAGGGACTGATAGAAGAATACCATCACCCCAACATCAATGCAAGGGGCGGCAACAAGGCAGAGGAATACCTGTTGTCATACCAGATACAAAAATATGTTGACGAGACCCCACTTGCGTTCGAGAGCCGGAAACATCATCTTGATAATCTCAACAAGGTACTCCGTTACGAGCGTTTTCGCCACGAGGTCATGCACCAGAGGGGCTTCCATCTTTGCATTGACTCCATCACGGCAGATGACATAAGGGATTTCAAATTCTGGCTGCAGGAGGAGCACAAGTATGTTGACATGTATCCCGTGTTTTACCAGAACGAGGTCCGCCGCAATGTCGAGCAGGTACGTTCCGAGAACAGCATGTCAGGAAGCCTGTACCGCATACGCACCGTCATCAAATGGTGCATCAAACGTGGCCTTACACGAAATAATCCTTTCGACCAGTACCAGATCGCGCAGCCCATGTACGGTGACCCGTTCTACCTGACGCTTGAAGAACGGGACAAGGTGTACTATGCCGACTTAAGCGGCATGGGTGCCAGCTATCCGGTCTATCGTGACATCTTCATGTTCCAGTGTCTGATCGGTTGCCGTGTCAGTGACCTGAACCGGCTGACCAAGGCGAATATCGTGGACGGTTGCGTTGAGTACATTCCCCAAAAGACCAAGTTGGAACATGCGTGCACGGTACGGGTCCCTCTTAATCAAAAGGCTTTGGATATACTGGAAAGGTACAAGGACCTGGAAGAAGCGCTGCTCCCGAGATTCTCGCATTTCGGCTACAACAAGAAAATAAAGGAGATTCTCAAATACGTGGAAATCGACCGCATGGTCAGGGTGCTCGACCCGAAGACGCGCGAGGATGTGGCACGACCATTGTACGAGGTGGCCACCACCCACACGGCGAGGAAGACTTTCATCGGGAACCTGTACAAGCAGGTCAAGGACCCGAACCTGATTGCCTCCATGTCCGGGCACTCTGAGGGTAGCCGTGCCTTTGCCCGGTACCGCAAGATAGACGATGAAATGAAGAAGGAGCTGGTAAGCCTTCTGGATTGA